Proteins from a single region of Abyssalbus ytuae:
- a CDS encoding peptidylprolyl isomerase — protein sequence MFLKSLHLFTILVLIILTSCNTNTEPKKKSAVINNDNAKDTTAIQTGEVKESTKDSITKENKDTNESFVLTEENAIPFFHEYAKEHKEHKVKITTQYGSFIINLFEETPYHRANFIYLTKKGYFNNTYFHRVVKNFIIQGGNSDNIDTGRKRGKIGAYLLPPDTKKGFKHHRGTVSVPSSEIDNPHKLASPYEFFIVVQKPGAYHLDGKYTAFGKVISGMEVVDKINKLETDNREWPFVNVIMTAEIVE from the coding sequence ATGTTTTTAAAATCTCTTCATCTTTTTACAATATTAGTGCTTATTATTTTAACGTCCTGTAACACAAACACAGAACCTAAGAAAAAAAGTGCTGTAATAAATAATGATAATGCAAAAGATACTACTGCAATACAAACCGGGGAGGTTAAAGAATCTACTAAAGATTCAATAACAAAGGAAAATAAAGACACCAATGAAAGTTTTGTTTTAACAGAAGAAAATGCTATTCCGTTTTTTCATGAATATGCAAAAGAACATAAAGAGCATAAGGTAAAAATTACCACTCAGTACGGCAGCTTCATTATAAATTTGTTTGAAGAAACACCTTATCACAGGGCTAATTTTATTTATCTGACCAAAAAAGGATATTTTAACAACACCTATTTTCACAGAGTGGTTAAGAATTTTATTATTCAGGGTGGCAATTCTGACAATATAGATACCGGCAGAAAAAGAGGAAAAATAGGTGCTTATTTACTACCACCTGACACCAAAAAAGGGTTTAAACACCATAGGGGAACCGTTTCGGTTCCCAGTAGCGAAATAGACAACCCCCATAAACTGGCTTCACCCTATGAGTTTTTTATAGTAGTTCAGAAACCCGGAGCTTATCATCTGGATGGAAAATACACAGCGTTTGGAAAAGTAATTTCCGGTATGGAAGTAGTGGACAAAATAAATAAACTGGAAACCGACAACCGCGAATGGCCATTTGTAAATGTTATTATGACCGCTGAAATTGTAGAGTAA
- a CDS encoding stage II sporulation protein M, giving the protein MREAAFVKQNKEKWIIFEQAVTNNSKINPDDLASYYIQLTNDLAYAQTYYPESKTLLYLNSLASQAHQSIYKNKKETKNRIKTFWVEEFPLFFLQYHKTLLYTFLIFAFATFIGSISALNDASFVRLILGDAYVNETLNNISKGDPTAIYKSGSEIGSFLGITINNIRVAFIAFAFGVITSIGTVYVLFSNGVMLGAFITFFYTKGVFFQASKQIWLHGTIEISVIIIAGCAGLIMGNSILFPKTFSRRVSFMRGAKDGLKVVISTIPFFIIAGFIEGFITRYSNMPAWLSFAIIFLSLGLILFYYIIYPILLNKKNETRLHRT; this is encoded by the coding sequence ATGCGCGAAGCTGCTTTTGTAAAGCAAAATAAGGAAAAATGGATTATTTTTGAACAAGCTGTTACCAATAATTCAAAAATAAATCCTGATGATTTGGCAAGTTATTATATACAGCTCACAAATGATTTGGCTTATGCGCAAACCTATTATCCTGAAAGTAAGACACTTTTATATTTAAACTCCCTTGCCTCACAGGCTCATCAATCTATTTACAAAAACAAAAAAGAGACTAAAAACAGGATCAAAACTTTTTGGGTTGAAGAATTTCCTTTATTCTTCTTACAATATCATAAAACCCTTTTGTATACTTTTTTAATATTTGCTTTTGCAACTTTTATAGGGAGTATATCGGCCTTAAATGATGCCTCTTTTGTAAGGTTAATTCTGGGTGATGCTTATGTAAATGAAACATTAAATAATATTTCTAAAGGAGATCCCACCGCCATTTATAAAAGTGGTAGCGAAATTGGTTCGTTTTTGGGTATTACAATAAATAATATAAGAGTAGCATTTATAGCTTTTGCCTTTGGTGTAATCACCAGTATAGGAACAGTGTATGTATTATTCAGCAATGGTGTTATGCTGGGTGCTTTCATAACTTTTTTTTATACAAAAGGAGTTTTTTTTCAAGCCTCAAAACAAATATGGTTACACGGCACCATAGAAATATCAGTAATTATAATTGCAGGTTGTGCCGGGCTTATTATGGGAAACAGTATTTTATTCCCAAAAACTTTTTCCCGCAGGGTTTCGTTTATGAGAGGGGCTAAAGACGGTTTGAAAGTTGTAATAAGCACTATCCCTTTTTTTATTATTGCAGGATTTATTGAAGGGTTTATAACCAGATATTCGAATATGCCAGCATGGTTATCGTTCGCTATCATATTTTTGTCATTAGGTCTTATACTATTTTACTATATCATATATCCAATCTTACTAAATAAAAAAAATGAAACAAGATTACATCGAACTTAA
- a CDS encoding DUF4129 domain-containing protein gives MRTFILYILLLLPAVIFSQSKTDSVKYTIQIDSSKINIKEFSENLNEKYSSREFDYSIKDGESQNLLARFLSWIFKWLNDTFGIEIPENAGLILEIVIYVLLGLLAIYLLIRFLLGEKASGFFVKKDKHIAPLEIQEENIEKIDFDHLIKNAVEQNNYRLAVRYLYLKTLKNLSQAKVIDWHFEKTNSDYYNEIENEEIKYEYKKVSYLYDYVWYGEFNLDASSFKDANRRFNNLEKLINR, from the coding sequence GTGCGTACCTTTATTTTATACATATTACTACTGTTACCAGCCGTTATTTTTAGTCAGTCAAAAACTGATTCGGTTAAGTATACTATTCAAATTGATTCTTCTAAAATTAATATTAAAGAATTTTCGGAAAATCTAAACGAAAAATACAGTTCACGTGAGTTTGATTATAGTATAAAAGATGGAGAAAGTCAAAACCTACTGGCGAGGTTTTTAAGCTGGATTTTTAAATGGCTTAATGACACTTTTGGTATTGAAATACCCGAAAATGCCGGACTAATCCTGGAAATTGTAATTTATGTTTTACTCGGCCTTCTTGCTATTTACCTCTTAATAAGGTTTTTGCTTGGCGAAAAAGCTTCCGGCTTTTTTGTTAAAAAAGACAAACACATAGCTCCTTTGGAAATTCAGGAAGAAAATATTGAAAAAATAGATTTTGACCATCTTATTAAAAATGCTGTCGAACAAAATAATTACAGGCTGGCTGTAAGGTACCTGTATTTAAAAACCCTCAAAAATTTATCACAGGCTAAAGTAATAGACTGGCATTTTGAAAAAACAAATAGTGACTATTATAACGAAATTGAAAATGAGGAGATTAAATACGAATATAAAAAGGTTTCCTATTTGTACGACTATGTATGGTACGGAGAATTTAATCTGGATGCCTCCTCTTTTAAAGATGCTAACAGAAGGTTTAATAACCTTGAAAAATTAATTAACAGATAA
- a CDS encoding RDD family protein: MSNLSVNTTQNVNLDYKIVGLGERIVAFLIDGFVLYMYIILVNAITSAMGLVFDDDWTVFGLRALIFLPAMFYTLICHILFQGRTLGKYIMKMRVVKIDGSPVHWSSYIVRWMLRLVDIWLFLGAVGILSILFSDKKQRLGDAASGTVVISTKQKTKITHTILEEVKDDYTPVFVNVTQLEDKDIRLIKETFLIAKQTADYKTMKQLRLKVESILGTNSGLYDREFIDTVLKDYNYYTQNM, translated from the coding sequence ATGTCAAATTTATCTGTTAATACAACACAAAATGTAAACCTGGACTATAAAATAGTAGGATTGGGAGAGAGGATAGTAGCATTCTTAATTGACGGTTTTGTGTTGTATATGTACATTATACTGGTAAATGCCATTACTTCGGCTATGGGGCTGGTTTTTGATGATGATTGGACTGTTTTTGGATTAAGGGCTTTAATCTTTTTACCGGCAATGTTTTACACCCTTATTTGCCACATCTTGTTTCAGGGAAGAACATTAGGTAAATACATTATGAAAATGAGAGTTGTCAAAATAGACGGATCTCCCGTACACTGGTCGTCTTACATCGTTAGATGGATGTTAAGACTAGTAGATATATGGTTATTTTTAGGAGCGGTGGGGATATTATCTATTCTTTTTTCAGATAAAAAACAAAGATTAGGCGATGCAGCTTCAGGAACTGTAGTAATAAGCACTAAACAAAAAACAAAAATAACCCATACTATTCTTGAAGAAGTAAAAGATGATTATACTCCGGTATTTGTTAATGTAACTCAATTAGAGGATAAGGATATAAGATTGATAAAAGAGACTTTTTTAATAGCCAAACAAACTGCAGATTATAAAACGATGAAGCAACTAAGGCTAAAAGTTGAAAGTATACTGGGAACAAATTCCGGTTTATATGACAGGGAATTTATTGATACGGTATTGAAAGACTATAATTATTACACTCAGAATATGTAA